From the Bacteroidia bacterium genome, one window contains:
- a CDS encoding DUF5686 and carboxypeptidase regulatory-like domain-containing protein, translating to MFTRFFSLLAVLMLSIVTPQLLAQHRVSGRVSDAVSGEALQFANIWVEQIQSGTTTDKAGRFVLPLAPGQHVLVVSYIGYKSRRQRVSIPGDTEINITLQPSAIELPEVTITPGDNPALRIIRKAIEMKEVQKAKLRNYSLTSHSKLLIRVSGFALGGASASGEGESTTVTIGGNTDTADPDSTDSADSSATIKRDPRLPVILETQTDAYWAAPNRYKEVVTARKQSAFIPAQGNILVSAFFIIDFSKDELNLSDKAPVIGPISEAGLRHYYYRLAGTTFIDSTKIYQIEISPLSDSDPLLRGTIYIADESYMLSMVDVQLNDAALPTLLDTMAFRQNFRFVDGEFWMPADVIVMASAQIPVVNIGLQVEGFSVLQDYRINQEINEAFFDRTRIKVLKEADERDSLYWVETRKIPTSDEEERAYLVSDSIKIALDSTKYAVTFGSILSGGVTGAENVEFRYPGLVSLYQFNRIEGHALSGEFGFSFNSFPLRGIRAGAGYGFSDERLKYNLGASFRVFSSPALTFGASRYYALDYIDSEGDPNTAGLMTMLSWFGKYDYRDFFYRDGWASWLRYDPFLLFPMRITISRDGYYNAMKNSEWSLFNRDRSYRDNPPVNEGRITSVSGRMSLDMRDMLDNAGELSRIGRRNHIPTVGVGFHRIEMHSGDWDVTALYAGLNGAFDLGVYGVLSYNLAADRANAALPTQLLYNLRGGIQYLAATTGFRTLGFREFGGDTRAVGSFSYDFRDWLFRWLRVPLLRDSGFGLELFATGGWTTMRAETAVLQTVTPAEAKLPFWEAGFGIDNILSIFRVDMAWRLNHAREGRNFFIGLGGGILF from the coding sequence ATGTTCACTCGTTTCTTTTCCCTCCTCGCCGTGCTCATGCTCTCCATCGTTACTCCTCAACTTCTTGCGCAGCATCGCGTGAGCGGACGCGTCAGCGATGCAGTGAGCGGCGAAGCCCTGCAATTCGCCAACATTTGGGTGGAGCAAATCCAGAGCGGCACAACAACGGATAAAGCCGGCCGCTTCGTTTTACCACTGGCACCCGGGCAGCACGTGCTCGTGGTGAGCTACATCGGTTACAAAAGTCGGAGGCAGCGGGTGAGCATACCCGGAGATACGGAGATCAACATCACCCTGCAGCCCTCCGCCATTGAATTGCCCGAAGTCACCATCACTCCCGGCGACAATCCCGCACTGCGTATCATCCGCAAAGCGATTGAAATGAAGGAGGTGCAGAAGGCGAAGCTGCGTAATTACAGTTTGACCTCGCATTCCAAGCTGCTCATTCGCGTGTCCGGTTTTGCGTTGGGCGGCGCAAGCGCCTCGGGTGAGGGTGAGAGCACGACGGTCACCATCGGCGGGAACACCGATACGGCAGACCCGGACAGTACAGACAGCGCCGACAGCAGCGCCACGATAAAGCGTGATCCGCGCCTTCCCGTTATTCTCGAGACACAGACGGACGCGTACTGGGCGGCACCGAATCGCTACAAAGAGGTCGTCACCGCGCGCAAGCAAAGCGCCTTCATTCCGGCGCAGGGCAACATTCTCGTCAGCGCGTTTTTCATCATCGATTTTTCAAAAGATGAGCTGAACCTCAGTGACAAGGCGCCGGTGATTGGTCCCATCTCCGAGGCGGGATTGCGGCACTACTACTATCGGCTGGCTGGTACGACCTTTATTGACAGCACGAAAATCTATCAGATCGAGATATCGCCGCTGAGCGACAGCGATCCTTTGCTGCGCGGTACGATATACATCGCCGATGAGAGCTATATGCTGTCCATGGTGGATGTGCAGCTCAACGACGCCGCTTTACCGACGTTGCTGGACACCATGGCGTTTCGTCAGAATTTTCGTTTCGTGGACGGGGAGTTCTGGATGCCGGCGGATGTGATCGTCATGGCATCGGCACAGATACCGGTCGTGAATATCGGACTCCAGGTGGAGGGCTTTTCGGTGCTGCAGGATTACCGCATCAATCAGGAGATCAATGAAGCGTTTTTCGACAGAACCCGTATCAAGGTGCTGAAGGAGGCGGACGAGCGGGATTCGTTGTACTGGGTGGAGACCCGGAAAATTCCGACGAGTGACGAGGAGGAGCGCGCGTATCTTGTTTCCGATTCCATAAAAATAGCTCTGGACTCCACGAAATACGCGGTGACGTTCGGTTCGATATTGAGCGGCGGCGTCACCGGCGCGGAGAATGTCGAATTCCGCTATCCCGGCCTTGTCTCGCTGTATCAATTCAATCGCATCGAGGGGCATGCGCTGTCCGGTGAATTCGGATTCTCCTTCAACTCCTTCCCGCTTCGCGGCATACGGGCCGGAGCCGGCTACGGTTTTTCCGACGAGCGCCTGAAGTACAACCTCGGGGCTTCCTTCCGTGTGTTTTCATCGCCCGCGCTGACCTTCGGAGCATCGCGGTATTACGCGCTCGATTATATCGACAGCGAGGGGGATCCGAATACGGCGGGTCTCATGACAATGCTCTCCTGGTTCGGGAAATACGACTACCGCGACTTTTTCTATCGTGACGGCTGGGCGTCCTGGCTGCGCTATGACCCTTTCCTGCTCTTCCCCATGCGCATCACGATTTCGCGGGACGGGTATTACAACGCGATGAAGAACAGCGAATGGAGTCTGTTCAATCGCGACCGCAGCTATCGGGACAATCCGCCCGTCAACGAGGGTCGTATCACCAGCGTAAGCGGACGAATGAGTCTTGACATGCGCGACATGCTGGACAATGCCGGAGAGCTTTCGCGTATCGGACGACGGAATCACATCCCGACCGTCGGCGTCGGCTTTCACCGCATCGAAATGCACAGCGGCGATTGGGATGTCACAGCGCTGTATGCGGGTCTGAACGGCGCGTTCGATCTCGGCGTGTACGGCGTTTTGTCCTACAATCTTGCCGCCGACCGCGCCAACGCGGCCCTGCCGACGCAGTTGCTGTACAATCTCCGTGGCGGTATTCAATATCTGGCCGCGACCACGGGATTCCGGACGCTGGGTTTCCGGGAATTCGGCGGTGACACGCGAGCGGTGGGAAGCTTCAGCTATGATTTTCGGGACTGGTTGTTCCGCTGGCTGCGTGTGCCGCTGCTGCGCGACAGCGGGTTTGGTCTGGAGCTGTTCGCCACGGGCGGTTGGACGACCATGCGCGCGGAGACGGCCGTCTTGCAAACCGTGACACCCGCCGAAGCGAAACTGCCATTCTGGGAAGCCGGTTTCGGCATTGACAACATCCTCAGCATATTCCGCGTGGATATGGCCTGGCGCCTGAATCATGCGCGCGAGGGGAGAAATTTCTTCATTGGCCTGGGCGGAGGGATACTGTTCTGA
- a CDS encoding methyltransferase, with amino-acid sequence MHNRRRIEELRALLTAEFPLRELFVDTGTQLFTLFTAEDIEALISNVSADEFNKDERLPYWAELWHSAVALAAVLNEAQMLPDKAHVMEIGCGLGLPGLVAAQRGAQVTFSDYDRFALWAAELNLRSNLPGVEAEFLELDFRQPPSRQWPLILAADVIYEKRFVEPLAAFLDATLTHDGQVLLAEPNRLIAVPFFETLTARGFRYERQSRFPNLHGRTAEVSVYTIQRRA; translated from the coding sequence ATGCACAATCGGAGACGCATCGAAGAACTCAGGGCGCTCCTGACGGCAGAGTTTCCTCTGCGGGAACTCTTCGTTGACACCGGTACGCAACTTTTCACCCTTTTCACCGCAGAGGATATTGAAGCGCTGATCAGCAACGTATCGGCGGATGAATTCAACAAAGACGAGCGCCTGCCCTACTGGGCCGAACTCTGGCACAGCGCCGTGGCTCTGGCCGCGGTCCTGAACGAAGCGCAGATGCTTCCGGACAAGGCGCATGTGATGGAAATAGGCTGCGGTCTCGGATTGCCCGGACTTGTCGCGGCGCAGCGGGGCGCGCAGGTCACCTTCTCGGATTATGATCGCTTCGCTCTGTGGGCTGCGGAACTGAATCTGCGGAGCAATCTGCCGGGTGTCGAGGCGGAGTTTCTCGAACTGGACTTTCGCCAACCGCCGTCGCGGCAGTGGCCTCTGATTCTGGCTGCGGATGTGATCTATGAGAAACGCTTCGTCGAACCCCTCGCGGCATTTCTTGACGCGACGCTGACGCACGATGGCCAGGTTTTACTGGCGGAACCCAACCGCCTGATCGCCGTACCGTTTTTCGAGACGCTTACCGCGCGGGGTTTCCGCTACGAGCGCCAGTCGCGCTTCCCGAATCTGCATGGACGCACCGCCGAGGTAAGCGTGTACACGATACAACGACGGGCGTGA